A region of Stigmatopora nigra isolate UIUO_SnigA chromosome 6, RoL_Snig_1.1, whole genome shotgun sequence DNA encodes the following proteins:
- the tmod1 gene encoding tropomodulin-1 isoform X3, translating to MSVLRKEMDKYKDIDEDELLMKLSEEELQRLEDELEELDPDNALLPAGMRQKDQTKKAPTGTFQRDDLLAHLEKQAKEHPDREDLVPFTGEKRGKAWVPKKIVDPIMENVTLEPELEEALASATDAELCDIAAILGMHTLMSNQQYYEALASSTIVNKQGLNSVIQATQYKPVPDEEPNSTDVEDTLIRMKRNDPDLMEVNLNNIKNIPIPTLKAYAQALIENTVVERLSIVGTRSNDPVVFALAEMLKVNTTLKSLNIESNFITGSGIIALVESLQHNKTLVELKIDNQSQPLGNKAEMEIARMLEKNTTLLKFGYHFTQQGPRLRSSNAMMNNNDLGTPRFFSHISHEDKQHRK from the exons ATGTCGGTGTTGAGGAAGGAGATGGACAAGTACAAGGACATCGACGAGGACGAGCTTCTCATGAAGCTCTCTGAGGAAGAGCTGCAACGGTTAGAAGATGAACTGGAGGAGTTGGACCCAGAC AATGCCCTATTGCCTGCGGGGATGCGGCAGAAAGACCAAACCAAGAAAGCACCCACCGGAACGTTCCAGAGAGACGACCTACTGGCCCACTTGGAAAAACAAGCTAAAGAACATCCAGACAGAGAAGACCTAGTGCCCTTCACTGGGGAAAAGAGAG GAAAGGCTTGGGTCCCTAAAAAGATAGTGGACCCCATTATGGAGAATGTAACTCTGGAGCCTGAACTTGAAGAAGCCCTGGCTAGTGCCACTGATGCTGAACTTTGTGATATAGCAG CCATCTTGGGCATGCACACCTTGATGAGTAACCAGCAGTACTATGAAGCTCTGGCAAGCAGCACCATAGTCAACAAGCAAGGCCTTAACA GTGTGATTCAGGCTACCCAGTACAAACCAGTTCCTGATGAGGAACCCAACTCAACTGATGTGGAGGACACGCTCATAAGAATGAAAAGGAATGATCCCGACCTTATGGAAGTCAACCTAAACAACATCAAG AATATCCCTATCCCGACTTTGAAAGCATACGCACAGGCCTTAATAGAAAACACAGTGGTTGAGAGGCTCAGTATCGTTGGGACAAGAAGCAACGACCCAGTGGTATTT GCTTTGGCGGAGATGCTCAAGGTTAATACCACACTGAAGAGCTTGAATATTGAGTCAAACTTCATCACGGGGTCTGGAATCATCGCCCTTGTTGAGTCACTGCAGCACAACAAGACACTAGTTGAGCTCAAAATTGACAATCAG AGTCAGCCATTAGGCAATAAGGCAGAGATGGAAATAGCCAGAATGTTGGAGAAAAATACAACATTGCTGAAGTTTGGCTACCATTTCACCCAGCAGGGTCCCCGCCTCCGAAGCTCGAACGCCATGATGAACAACAACGACCTTG gtactcccaggtttttctcccacatctcaCATGAGGATAAgcaacacagaaaatga
- the tmod1 gene encoding tropomodulin-1 isoform X1 — MSVLRKEMDKYKDIDEDELLMKLSEEELQRLEDELEELDPDNALLPAGMRQKDQTKKAPTGTFQRDDLLAHLEKQAKEHPDREDLVPFTGEKRGKAWVPKKIVDPIMENVTLEPELEEALASATDAELCDIAAILGMHTLMSNQQYYEALASSTIVNKQGLNSVIQATQYKPVPDEEPNSTDVEDTLIRMKRNDPDLMEVNLNNIKNIPIPTLKAYAQALIENTVVERLSIVGTRSNDPVVFALAEMLKVNTTLKSLNIESNFITGSGIIALVESLQHNKTLVELKIDNQSQPLGNKAEMEIARMLEKNTTLLKFGYHFTQQGPRLRSSNAMMNNNDLARVVRSESDGSFTLTLSVPELERAFGKKFKSKTNAKEKA, encoded by the exons ATGTCGGTGTTGAGGAAGGAGATGGACAAGTACAAGGACATCGACGAGGACGAGCTTCTCATGAAGCTCTCTGAGGAAGAGCTGCAACGGTTAGAAGATGAACTGGAGGAGTTGGACCCAGAC AATGCCCTATTGCCTGCGGGGATGCGGCAGAAAGACCAAACCAAGAAAGCACCCACCGGAACGTTCCAGAGAGACGACCTACTGGCCCACTTGGAAAAACAAGCTAAAGAACATCCAGACAGAGAAGACCTAGTGCCCTTCACTGGGGAAAAGAGAG GAAAGGCTTGGGTCCCTAAAAAGATAGTGGACCCCATTATGGAGAATGTAACTCTGGAGCCTGAACTTGAAGAAGCCCTGGCTAGTGCCACTGATGCTGAACTTTGTGATATAGCAG CCATCTTGGGCATGCACACCTTGATGAGTAACCAGCAGTACTATGAAGCTCTGGCAAGCAGCACCATAGTCAACAAGCAAGGCCTTAACA GTGTGATTCAGGCTACCCAGTACAAACCAGTTCCTGATGAGGAACCCAACTCAACTGATGTGGAGGACACGCTCATAAGAATGAAAAGGAATGATCCCGACCTTATGGAAGTCAACCTAAACAACATCAAG AATATCCCTATCCCGACTTTGAAAGCATACGCACAGGCCTTAATAGAAAACACAGTGGTTGAGAGGCTCAGTATCGTTGGGACAAGAAGCAACGACCCAGTGGTATTT GCTTTGGCGGAGATGCTCAAGGTTAATACCACACTGAAGAGCTTGAATATTGAGTCAAACTTCATCACGGGGTCTGGAATCATCGCCCTTGTTGAGTCACTGCAGCACAACAAGACACTAGTTGAGCTCAAAATTGACAATCAG AGTCAGCCATTAGGCAATAAGGCAGAGATGGAAATAGCCAGAATGTTGGAGAAAAATACAACATTGCTGAAGTTTGGCTACCATTTCACCCAGCAGGGTCCCCGCCTCCGAAGCTCGAACGCCATGATGAACAACAACGACCTTG CCCGGGTTGTCAGGTCCGAATCCGACGGCTCCTTTACCCTCACTTTATCCGTCCCTGAGCTGGAACGTGCCTTTGGGAAAAAGTTCAAGTCAAAGACTAA TGCGAAAGAGAAGGCTTGA
- the tmod1 gene encoding tropomodulin-1 isoform X2 codes for MSVLRKEMDKYKDIDEDELLMKLSEEELQRLEDELEELDPDNALLPAGMRQKDQTKKAPTGTFQRDDLLAHLEKQAKEHPDREDLVPFTGEKRGKAWVPKKIVDPIMENVTLEPELEEALASATDAELCDIAAILGMHTLMSNQQYYEALASSTIVNKQGLNSVIQATQYKPVPDEEPNSTDVEDTLIRMKRNDPDLMEVNLNNIKNIPIPTLKAYAQALIENTVVERLSIVGTRSNDPVVFALAEMLKVNTTLKSLNIESNFITGSGIIALVESLQHNKTLVELKIDNQSQPLGNKAEMEIARMLEKNTTLLKFGYHFTQQGPRLRSSNAMMNNNDLVRKRRLEGGPILPKCRTNV; via the exons ATGTCGGTGTTGAGGAAGGAGATGGACAAGTACAAGGACATCGACGAGGACGAGCTTCTCATGAAGCTCTCTGAGGAAGAGCTGCAACGGTTAGAAGATGAACTGGAGGAGTTGGACCCAGAC AATGCCCTATTGCCTGCGGGGATGCGGCAGAAAGACCAAACCAAGAAAGCACCCACCGGAACGTTCCAGAGAGACGACCTACTGGCCCACTTGGAAAAACAAGCTAAAGAACATCCAGACAGAGAAGACCTAGTGCCCTTCACTGGGGAAAAGAGAG GAAAGGCTTGGGTCCCTAAAAAGATAGTGGACCCCATTATGGAGAATGTAACTCTGGAGCCTGAACTTGAAGAAGCCCTGGCTAGTGCCACTGATGCTGAACTTTGTGATATAGCAG CCATCTTGGGCATGCACACCTTGATGAGTAACCAGCAGTACTATGAAGCTCTGGCAAGCAGCACCATAGTCAACAAGCAAGGCCTTAACA GTGTGATTCAGGCTACCCAGTACAAACCAGTTCCTGATGAGGAACCCAACTCAACTGATGTGGAGGACACGCTCATAAGAATGAAAAGGAATGATCCCGACCTTATGGAAGTCAACCTAAACAACATCAAG AATATCCCTATCCCGACTTTGAAAGCATACGCACAGGCCTTAATAGAAAACACAGTGGTTGAGAGGCTCAGTATCGTTGGGACAAGAAGCAACGACCCAGTGGTATTT GCTTTGGCGGAGATGCTCAAGGTTAATACCACACTGAAGAGCTTGAATATTGAGTCAAACTTCATCACGGGGTCTGGAATCATCGCCCTTGTTGAGTCACTGCAGCACAACAAGACACTAGTTGAGCTCAAAATTGACAATCAG AGTCAGCCATTAGGCAATAAGGCAGAGATGGAAATAGCCAGAATGTTGGAGAAAAATACAACATTGCTGAAGTTTGGCTACCATTTCACCCAGCAGGGTCCCCGCCTCCGAAGCTCGAACGCCATGATGAACAACAACGACCTTG TGCGAAAGAGAAGGCTTGAAGGAGGCCCCATCCTCCCCAAGTGTCGGACAAACGTGTAA